A genomic region of Bacteroides acidifaciens contains the following coding sequences:
- a CDS encoding RDD family protein, whose amino-acid sequence MNIMNKRIEAFVIDIIVLFIMSFSVFLISVWFNNSMLWMSFALALIYSFLFCKDVNGGRSIGKQRTGLCILSEKSDSVPSNIRLILRNMFYILWPIEIILFFCNSGKRLGDLVMQTKVVACNKESDAAFRLTLKYICFILVMTVILFVLFYSIAKLIYEFSPLMRLLYS is encoded by the coding sequence ATGAATATAATGAATAAAAGGATTGAAGCTTTCGTTATAGATATTATTGTTTTATTTATAATGAGTTTTTCTGTTTTTCTAATAAGTGTTTGGTTTAATAATAGTATGCTTTGGATGAGTTTTGCTTTAGCTCTAATCTATAGCTTTCTGTTTTGTAAAGACGTGAATGGTGGAAGAAGTATTGGAAAACAAAGGACAGGATTGTGTATTCTTTCAGAGAAGAGTGACTCAGTTCCTTCCAATATAAGATTGATATTACGAAATATGTTCTATATTTTGTGGCCTATAGAAATAATCTTGTTTTTTTGTAACTCTGGAAAAAGGCTTGGTGATTTAGTAATGCAAACTAAAGTTGTTGCGTGCAATAAAGAATCAGATGCAGCCTTTCGACTTACACTTAAATATATCTGTTTTATTTTGGTAATGACTGTTATTTTGTTTGTTTTATTTTATTCTATTGCTAAATTGATATATGAATTTAGTCCGCTAATGCGTCTGTTGTATTCTTGA
- a CDS encoding transposase: MVKIQKISEIEPSLGFTEFDMLKKYRQSFATSELGRLHSLFPFSELARQMHLKSSPLGRKSYLSPEGKIALMVLKSYTNFSDAQLIEHLNGNIHYQLFCGVQIDPLHPLTNPKIVSAIRQELANRLDVDSLQLILAEHWKPYLENLHVCMTDATCYESHLRFPTDTKLLWEGIVWLHRHLCKHCQTLHIQRPRNKYLDVRRAYLAYSKLRKRKKSQTRMITRRLLQLLEKLLDQLEQLHSSYRNRLTLSSDYQRRFSVIQTVLEQGKNLFAGKKVSNRIVSIDRHYLRPIIRGKETKSVEFGAKVNNIQIDGISFIEHISFKAFNEGVRLKDCIHLQQQLTGVRVKALAADSIYANNANRKFCTKYHISTSFKRKGRAAKDEPLRKILRSELSRERATRLEGSFGTQKQHYSLARIKARNRKTEVFWIFFGIHTANALCMIEKVEKKKRKAA; the protein is encoded by the coding sequence ATGGTAAAGATACAAAAAATCTCAGAAATCGAACCTAGTTTAGGTTTTACCGAGTTCGATATGCTTAAAAAATATCGTCAAAGTTTTGCAACGAGTGAATTAGGTCGACTCCATTCTCTGTTCCCTTTCTCGGAACTGGCCCGACAAATGCATTTGAAGTCCTCTCCTTTGGGGCGTAAAAGTTATCTTTCTCCTGAAGGTAAAATAGCCTTGATGGTCTTGAAGTCCTATACCAACTTTTCCGATGCACAACTGATTGAGCATTTAAACGGTAATATTCATTACCAGTTATTTTGTGGTGTTCAGATTGATCCGCTTCATCCACTAACCAATCCTAAAATCGTTAGTGCAATTCGTCAGGAACTAGCGAATCGCCTTGACGTTGACTCCCTCCAGCTCATTCTTGCCGAGCATTGGAAACCTTATCTTGAGAACCTTCATGTCTGTATGACCGATGCCACCTGTTATGAAAGTCATCTGCGTTTTCCTACTGATACCAAACTCTTATGGGAAGGTATTGTATGGCTTCATCGTCATCTGTGCAAACATTGCCAGACCTTGCATATACAACGTCCCCGTAACAAGTATCTTGATGTACGCCGTGCCTATCTTGCTTATAGCAAACTGCGTAAACGCAAGAAATCACAGACTCGTATGATTACACGCAGGTTACTTCAGTTATTGGAAAAGTTACTTGACCAGCTGGAGCAGCTTCATTCATCCTACAGGAACAGGCTTACATTATCCTCTGATTACCAAAGACGTTTCTCGGTCATACAGACGGTCCTTGAGCAAGGGAAGAATTTATTTGCAGGCAAAAAAGTGTCCAACCGTATCGTGAGTATCGACCGGCATTACCTTCGCCCCATTATCAGAGGCAAGGAAACCAAATCCGTTGAATTCGGAGCCAAAGTCAACAATATACAGATAGACGGAATCTCCTTTATAGAACATATCTCCTTTAAGGCTTTTAACGAAGGAGTACGTTTGAAAGACTGTATTCATCTGCAACAACAACTGACCGGGGTTAGGGTTAAGGCGCTTGCGGCGGATTCAATCTATGCCAATAATGCCAACCGGAAATTTTGTACAAAATATCATATAAGTACTTCCTTTAAGCGTAAGGGCAGAGCTGCCAAAGATGAGCCGCTTCGGAAAATCTTACGGTCGGAACTCAGCCGTGAAAGAGCTACCCGCCTGGAAGGAAGTTTTGGAACGCAGAAACAACATTACTCACTGGCCAGGATAAAAGCTAGAAACAGGAAAACGGAAGTATTTTGGATTTTCTTTGGGATACATACAGCCAATGCGTTATGTATGATAGAAAAGGTCGAAAAGAAAAAAAGAAAGGCAGCATAA
- a CDS encoding DUF1493 family protein — translation MNNKDLIDFILNYSWIKNREKLNTSTRLEEDLYIYGDDAEEFLCDYSDRFSVDISNFNFSKYFTKEVYFYSIYKWLNRHKEKKTLTIGDLEKGILAGRLDDYILSKEKAE, via the coding sequence ATGAATAATAAAGACTTAATAGATTTTATCCTCAATTATTCTTGGATAAAGAATAGAGAGAAACTTAATACTTCTACCAGATTAGAAGAAGACTTGTACATATATGGTGATGATGCAGAAGAGTTTCTATGTGACTATAGCGATCGATTCTCTGTTGATATTTCGAATTTCAATTTTTCCAAGTATTTTACGAAAGAAGTTTATTTTTACTCTATATACAAATGGCTTAATAGACATAAAGAAAAAAAGACTTTAACAATAGGAGATTTGGAAAAAGGAATTTTGGCCGGACGTTTAGATGATTATATTTTATCGAAGGAAAAAGCAGAGTAA
- a CDS encoding two-component regulator propeller domain-containing protein codes for MKKALILLLCFICYQISCHAQVADEHYYFKNLSVQNGLSQNTVNTILQDKQGFMWFGTKDGLNRYDGLSFRKFKHDDRSQRSIGNNFITALYEDEKGNIWVGTDVGLYIYYPEKDFFEHFTGLSAENTKIEHTVTAISGDNQGCVWVAVESQGLFCYELEKEKLRNYTLENFSFLTTNVQTFAFDNSGTLWIGCYGDGLFYSKDRLKTLHPYISPVDNKETYANDVVISLVKGAYNCLYVGSLKGGVKELNLTSNKLHDLLLADENGESVFCRELLVASDNELWIGAESGLYIYNLRLGKFVHLRSSINDPYSLSDNAIYSLCKDREGGIWIGSYFGGVNYYPRFYTNFEKYYPKGTENGLHGKRVREFCQDNQGILWIGTEDGGLNCFNPKTKTFSFFTPSNAFTNVHGLCLIGDHLWVGTFSKGVKVVDTRTGAIVKTYRKTDSPRSLIDNSVFSICRTTTGDIYLGTLFGLLRYDKQSDDFDRIPELNGRFVYDIKEDSGGNLWLATYANGAYCYNVSEKKWKNYLHDESNPKSLPYDKVVSIFEDSHRQVWLTTQGGGFCLFHPETETFTSYNLADGLPNDVVYQIVEDKDGLFWLTTNNGLVCFQPTTGAMKVYTTSNGLLGDQFNYRSSFETEDGTIYLGSIDGFVAFNPKNFSENKSLPSIVITDFLLFGKEVYVGEPGSPLEKSITFSDELVLQSNQNSFSFRVAALDFQAPRMSKIMYKLDGFDADWLTVGESPIVTYSNLRYGDYTFRVKVSNSDGVWNEEGITLKVHILPPFYLSVWAYIVYVLLIIGCSLYVVMYFKRRSNRKHRRQMEIFEQEKEREVYNAKIDFFTNVAHEIRTPLTLIKGPLENIILKKQVDTETREDLNVMKQNTERLLNLTNQLLDFRKTERQGFRLNFAKCNITEVLKETHVRFTSLAKQKGLDFTLQMPEKDFYAHVNQEAFTKIISNLLNNGVKYAESYVHISLEVPDKDGGNSFRICTVNDGVIIPDAMKEEIFKPFVRFNEQENGKVTTGTGIGLALSRSLAELHQGTLTMGKGEENNTFCMTLPIVQDTTITLISEVEVETDKMNEAPAEQIVEKDNRPTLLVAEDNPDMLAFVVRQLLKDYTVLTATNGAEALRVLDGNYVNLVISDVVMPVMDGFELCKTIKSDLNYSHIPIILLTAKTNIQSKIEGMELGADAYIEKPFSVEYLQACASNLIQNREKLRQAFAESPFIAANTMALTKADEEFIKRLNEVIQINYANPEFSMDDMADNLNMSRSNFYRKIKGVLDLSPNEFLRLERLKKAAQLLKEGENRVNEICYMVGFNSPSYFAKCFQKQFGVLPKDFTNVKE; via the coding sequence ATGAAAAAAGCACTGATACTTTTACTCTGTTTTATTTGCTACCAGATAAGCTGCCATGCACAAGTGGCGGACGAGCATTATTATTTCAAAAACCTGAGCGTGCAGAACGGGTTATCCCAAAATACAGTCAATACGATTTTGCAGGATAAGCAAGGATTTATGTGGTTCGGTACGAAAGACGGGCTAAACAGATATGACGGTTTGTCGTTCCGCAAATTCAAGCACGATGACCGTAGCCAACGAAGTATCGGCAACAATTTTATCACAGCGCTTTATGAAGACGAGAAAGGAAATATCTGGGTAGGCACGGATGTGGGGCTTTATATTTATTATCCGGAAAAGGACTTCTTCGAGCATTTCACCGGACTGAGTGCGGAAAATACGAAAATAGAACATACCGTGACTGCAATCTCCGGCGACAATCAAGGGTGTGTCTGGGTGGCGGTAGAATCTCAAGGCCTCTTCTGCTATGAACTGGAAAAAGAGAAACTTCGGAACTATACGTTAGAGAATTTCTCTTTTCTTACCACTAATGTGCAGACTTTCGCCTTTGATAATAGCGGAACCCTTTGGATAGGCTGTTACGGTGATGGTCTTTTCTATTCGAAAGACCGTCTGAAAACGCTCCATCCATATATCTCTCCGGTAGATAATAAAGAAACCTATGCGAACGATGTAGTAATAAGTCTCGTGAAAGGGGCATACAACTGCCTGTATGTCGGCTCTTTGAAAGGTGGAGTGAAGGAACTGAACCTAACCTCAAACAAATTGCATGATTTGCTCTTGGCAGATGAGAATGGAGAATCTGTATTTTGTCGTGAACTGCTGGTGGCTTCCGACAATGAGCTGTGGATTGGCGCAGAGTCAGGACTTTATATTTATAATCTCCGGCTGGGGAAATTTGTTCACTTGCGCAGTTCAATCAATGACCCTTACTCCTTGTCCGATAATGCTATTTATTCGCTGTGCAAAGATCGTGAAGGTGGCATCTGGATTGGTTCTTATTTTGGCGGCGTAAACTATTACCCCCGTTTCTATACGAATTTTGAGAAATATTATCCGAAAGGGACAGAAAACGGGCTGCATGGAAAGCGGGTACGTGAATTCTGCCAGGATAATCAGGGAATCTTGTGGATTGGCACGGAAGACGGCGGCCTAAACTGCTTTAACCCGAAGACCAAGACTTTCTCTTTCTTCACGCCGAGCAATGCCTTTACGAACGTGCACGGATTGTGCCTGATTGGCGACCATCTTTGGGTGGGAACTTTCTCGAAAGGGGTGAAAGTGGTAGACACACGCACGGGAGCTATTGTGAAAACATACCGGAAAACAGATTCACCGCGTTCTTTGATAGATAATAGTGTTTTCTCTATTTGCCGGACAACGACGGGAGATATTTATTTGGGCACATTATTCGGCCTGCTGCGTTATGATAAGCAGTCTGACGATTTTGACCGGATTCCGGAACTGAACGGCCGGTTTGTATATGATATCAAAGAAGACTCCGGCGGAAACCTCTGGCTGGCAACTTATGCAAACGGTGCTTACTGTTATAATGTGAGTGAGAAGAAATGGAAGAATTACCTGCATGATGAAAGCAACCCAAAAAGCCTTCCTTACGACAAGGTAGTGAGTATCTTCGAGGATTCCCACCGGCAGGTTTGGCTCACGACACAGGGCGGCGGTTTCTGTTTGTTCCATCCGGAGACGGAAACCTTCACCAGTTATAATCTGGCGGACGGATTGCCAAACGACGTCGTTTATCAGATTGTAGAAGACAAGGACGGACTTTTCTGGCTGACAACTAATAATGGCTTGGTATGTTTCCAGCCTACCACCGGAGCTATGAAAGTATATACCACTTCCAACGGTTTGCTGGGCGACCAGTTCAATTATCGTTCAAGTTTTGAAACGGAAGACGGTACAATCTATCTGGGAAGTATCGACGGTTTTGTGGCTTTCAATCCCAAGAACTTTTCAGAGAACAAGTCGCTTCCGTCTATCGTGATTACAGATTTTCTGCTCTTTGGCAAAGAAGTGTATGTAGGCGAACCGGGTTCTCCGTTGGAGAAGAGCATCACCTTTTCCGACGAACTTGTACTTCAATCCAATCAGAACTCTTTCTCTTTCCGTGTGGCGGCACTGGATTTCCAGGCTCCAAGAATGAGCAAGATAATGTATAAGCTAGACGGCTTTGACGCAGACTGGCTGACAGTAGGCGAGAGCCCTATTGTCACTTACTCCAACCTGCGGTATGGCGATTACACTTTCCGGGTGAAGGTTTCCAATAGTGACGGGGTATGGAATGAAGAAGGAATAACCTTGAAAGTACATATTCTTCCGCCTTTCTATCTTTCCGTCTGGGCTTATATTGTGTATGTATTGTTGATTATAGGTTGTTCCTTGTATGTGGTTATGTATTTCAAGAGACGTAGTAATAGGAAGCATCGTCGGCAAATGGAGATATTCGAACAGGAAAAGGAACGCGAAGTATATAATGCGAAGATTGACTTTTTTACGAATGTGGCCCATGAGATACGTACTCCGTTGACATTGATTAAAGGTCCGTTGGAAAATATCATACTAAAGAAACAGGTGGATACGGAAACCCGCGAGGACTTGAACGTCATGAAGCAGAATACGGAACGGTTGTTGAACCTGACCAATCAGTTGCTTGATTTCCGCAAGACGGAGAGACAGGGATTCCGACTGAACTTTGCGAAGTGTAATATAACGGAAGTACTGAAAGAAACGCATGTGCGCTTCACTTCCCTTGCCAAGCAGAAAGGGTTGGATTTCACCTTGCAGATGCCGGAAAAGGACTTTTATGCCCATGTTAATCAGGAAGCATTTACGAAAATCATCAGCAATTTGCTGAACAACGGGGTGAAATATGCGGAAAGTTACGTGCATATATCGCTGGAAGTGCCGGATAAGGACGGAGGAAATTCATTCCGTATCTGCACGGTGAACGACGGGGTAATCATTCCTGATGCAATGAAAGAGGAGATATTTAAGCCTTTTGTTCGTTTCAACGAGCAGGAGAATGGAAAAGTAACTACCGGAACCGGCATCGGACTGGCTCTCTCTCGCTCACTTGCCGAACTGCATCAAGGGACTTTGACTATGGGAAAAGGGGAGGAGAATAATACTTTCTGTATGACTTTGCCGATAGTACAGGATACGACAATCACCCTGATATCGGAAGTGGAAGTGGAAACTGATAAAATGAACGAAGCTCCTGCAGAACAAATAGTAGAAAAGGATAACCGCCCGACTTTGTTGGTAGCGGAAGATAATCCGGATATGCTTGCCTTTGTGGTTCGCCAACTGTTGAAAGATTACACGGTGCTGACAGCTACCAATGGCGCGGAAGCATTGCGTGTACTGGACGGCAATTATGTGAATCTGGTGATAAGTGATGTCGTGATGCCTGTAATGGATGGCTTCGAACTGTGCAAGACGATTAAGTCGGATTTGAATTACAGCCATATCCCTATTATACTGCTGACCGCAAAGACTAATATACAATCGAAGATAGAGGGAATGGAGCTGGGTGCGGATGCCTATATTGAAAAGCCCTTCTCTGTGGAATACTTGCAGGCATGCGCTTCCAATCTTATTCAGAACAGGGAGAAGTTGCGCCAGGCTTTTGCGGAATCTCCTTTTATAGCAGCTAATACAATGGCATTGACGAAAGCTGATGAAGAGTTTATCAAGAGACTGAACGAAGTTATCCAGATTAATTATGCCAATCCTGAGTTCAGTATGGATGATATGGCAGATAACTTGAATATGAGCCGTTCTAACTTCTATCGGAAAATTAAAGGAGTGCTGGATCTCAGCCCGAATGAGTTCCTTCGTCTGGAGCGTCTGAAAAAGGCTGCCCAATTGCTGAAAGAGGGTGAAAACAGGGTCAATGAAATCTGCTATATGGTAGGGTTTAATTCCCCGTCCTACTTTGCAAAATGTTTCCAGAAGCAGTTCGGAGTGTTGCCAAAGGACTTTACGAATGTAAAGGAGTAG
- a CDS encoding acetate--CoA ligase family protein has protein sequence MITTQLLRPESIVVVGASNNVHKPGGAILKNLINGGYQGELRAVNPKEKEVQGVPAFADVKDLPDTDLAVLAVPAVMCPGIVETLASTKQTRAFIILSAGFGEETHEGALLEEQILETVNKYGASLIGPNCIGLMNTWHHSVFSQPIPNLNLKGVDLISSSGATAVFILESAVTKGLQFNSVWSVGNAKQIGVEDVLQFMDENFDPEKDSHIKLLYIESIQNPDRLLFHASSLIRKGCKIAAIKAGSSESGSRAASSHTGAIASSDSAVEALFRKAGIVRCFSREELTTVGCVFTLPELRGKNFAIITHAGGPGVMLTDALSKGGLNVPKLEGELAEELKSQLFPGAAVGNPIDILATGTPEHLRLCIDYCEEKFENIDAMMAIFGTPGLVTMFEMYDVLHEKMQVCSKPIFPILPSINTAGAEVAAFLAKGHVNFADEVTLGTALSRIVNAPKPAVPEIELFGVDVPRIRRIIDSIPQDGYIEPHQVQALLHAAGISLVDEFVSDNKEEVVAFARRCGFPVVAKVVGPVHKSDVGGVVLNIKSEQHLALEFERMMQIADAKAIMVQPMLRGTELFIGAKYEEKFGHVVLCGLGGIFVEVLKDVSSGLAPLSYEEAYSMIHSLRAYKIIQGTRGQKGVNEDKFAEIIVRLSTLLRFATEIKEMDINPLLATEKAVVAVDARIRIEK, from the coding sequence ATGATAACAACCCAGTTGCTTCGTCCTGAAAGCATTGTTGTAGTAGGGGCATCGAATAATGTACATAAGCCGGGTGGCGCAATATTGAAGAATTTGATAAACGGAGGTTATCAGGGAGAACTTCGGGCGGTGAACCCGAAAGAGAAGGAAGTGCAGGGAGTGCCTGCCTTTGCGGACGTGAAAGACCTGCCTGATACGGACTTGGCGGTATTGGCTGTGCCTGCCGTGATGTGTCCCGGTATTGTGGAAACATTGGCTAGTACAAAGCAAACTCGTGCGTTTATCATACTATCTGCCGGATTTGGCGAGGAAACTCATGAGGGAGCATTACTGGAAGAACAAATATTGGAAACAGTCAATAAGTACGGCGCTTCACTGATTGGCCCTAATTGCATCGGTTTGATGAACACCTGGCATCACAGTGTGTTCAGCCAGCCTATTCCTAATCTGAATCTGAAAGGAGTGGACTTAATCTCCAGTTCCGGTGCTACGGCAGTATTTATCCTTGAAAGTGCCGTGACCAAAGGCTTGCAGTTCAATTCCGTCTGGTCGGTGGGAAATGCCAAACAGATTGGTGTGGAAGATGTGTTGCAGTTTATGGATGAGAACTTCGACCCTGAAAAAGACTCCCATATCAAACTACTCTATATAGAAAGTATCCAGAATCCGGACAGATTATTGTTTCATGCTTCTTCCTTGATAAGGAAAGGATGTAAAATTGCGGCGATAAAGGCAGGAAGTTCGGAGAGCGGAAGTCGCGCGGCTTCGTCACATACGGGAGCTATTGCCAGTTCCGATTCTGCTGTCGAGGCTTTGTTCCGTAAAGCGGGGATTGTGCGTTGTTTCTCCCGTGAAGAACTGACCACCGTTGGCTGTGTATTTACTCTGCCTGAATTGAGAGGAAAGAATTTTGCCATTATCACTCATGCCGGAGGACCGGGAGTGATGCTGACAGATGCACTAAGCAAAGGCGGATTGAATGTGCCGAAACTCGAAGGTGAACTGGCGGAAGAACTGAAATCGCAACTCTTCCCCGGTGCTGCCGTTGGAAACCCGATTGATATTCTCGCTACGGGAACTCCTGAACATCTGCGCCTCTGCATAGATTACTGCGAAGAGAAATTTGAAAATATAGATGCCATGATGGCTATCTTCGGAACACCGGGGTTGGTCACCATGTTCGAGATGTATGACGTCCTACATGAGAAGATGCAGGTTTGCAGCAAACCGATTTTCCCGATCCTGCCTTCCATCAATACGGCCGGAGCGGAAGTTGCGGCATTTCTGGCGAAAGGACACGTGAATTTTGCAGATGAAGTGACATTGGGTACAGCCCTTTCACGTATCGTTAATGCCCCTAAACCGGCAGTTCCGGAAATAGAACTGTTCGGAGTAGACGTTCCGAGAATTCGCCGCATTATTGATTCTATCCCTCAAGATGGATATATCGAACCCCACCAGGTACAGGCTTTGCTTCATGCAGCCGGCATTTCTCTTGTAGATGAATTCGTTTCGGATAACAAGGAAGAAGTAGTCGCTTTCGCCCGCCGATGTGGTTTCCCGGTAGTGGCAAAGGTCGTTGGCCCCGTACATAAATCGGATGTTGGCGGAGTAGTATTGAACATCAAAAGCGAGCAACATCTGGCTTTGGAATTTGAACGTATGATGCAGATTGCTGACGCGAAGGCAATCATGGTGCAACCTATGCTAAGAGGTACGGAACTCTTTATTGGTGCGAAGTATGAAGAGAAGTTCGGACATGTAGTGCTTTGTGGTTTGGGAGGTATCTTTGTGGAAGTATTGAAAGACGTTTCTTCCGGTTTGGCTCCTCTTTCTTACGAAGAGGCTTATTCGATGATTCATTCTTTGCGCGCCTATAAGATAATCCAGGGGACACGCGGACAGAAAGGAGTGAATGAGGATAAATTCGCGGAAATTATAGTCCGTCTTTCTACCTTGCTCCGATTTGCGACAGAAATCAAAGAAATGGATATAAACCCGCTTCTGGCTACAGAGAAGGCTGTTGTAGCTGTCGATGCCCGTATCAGAATAGAGAAATAA
- a CDS encoding RHS repeat domain-containing protein, producing MANGIFRDHQGNNRVVVDEDGKIEERNDYYPFGGLMASSVGSVQPYKHNGKELDRKGGLDWYDYGVRHYDTVLGRFMTIDPLGEKYHGWSPYAYCLNNPVNLIDPDGKDVVILIAKDVAGGYGHMAAVIQDKDGNYFYMTVGNTDGQAATASGISSGAAGGMTLMKISFEGTEATMDKAIEVAKSDKNNSLYTDNVVLKTSSKMDKSIFENAKNLKKSFENGDIKYNAITNNCADAVKTVIKKGTGVSLSMGLNPKPNENFKEIKKNLEDTQSKINKKIEDEK from the coding sequence ATGGCTAACGGGATTTTCCGAGACCATCAAGGAAACAATCGTGTGGTTGTAGACGAAGATGGAAAGATAGAAGAAAGAAACGATTATTATCCTTTCGGTGGGCTGATGGCTTCATCTGTTGGTTCTGTTCAGCCTTATAAGCATAACGGCAAGGAACTGGATAGAAAGGGCGGATTGGATTGGTATGATTATGGGGTAAGGCATTATGATACAGTGTTAGGACGGTTTATGACGATAGATCCGTTGGGAGAGAAATATCATGGATGGAGTCCGTATGCTTATTGCTTGAATAATCCAGTGAACTTGATTGATCCGGATGGGAAGGATGTAGTTATACTTATAGCAAAAGATGTGGCTGGTGGATATGGACATATGGCGGCAGTTATACAAGACAAGGATGGAAATTATTTTTATATGACAGTCGGAAATACCGATGGTCAAGCTGCAACTGCCAGTGGGATATCTTCAGGAGCTGCTGGAGGGATGACTTTGATGAAAATTTCTTTCGAAGGGACGGAGGCGACCATGGACAAAGCTATAGAAGTAGCTAAAAGCGATAAAAATAATAGTTTATATACTGATAATGTTGTACTTAAAACATCTTCTAAGATGGATAAGTCTATTTTTGAAAATGCTAAGAATTTAAAAAAGAGTTTTGAGAATGGTGATATCAAGTATAACGCAATAACTAACAATTGTGCCGATGCAGTTAAAACTGTTATTAAAAAAGGTACAGGAGTTAGTCTTTCTATGGGATTGAATCCTAAGCCAAATGAAAATTTTAAAGAAATAAAAAAGAATTTAGAAGATACCCAATCAAAAATTAACAAAAAAATTGAAGATGAAAAATAG
- a CDS encoding DUF1493 family protein: protein MNNKDLIDFILNYSWIKNREKLNTSTRLEEDLYIYGDDAEEFLCDYSDRFSVDISNFNFSKYFTKEVYFYSIYKWLNRHKEKKTLTIGDLEKGISAGRLDDYILSKEKAE, encoded by the coding sequence ATGAATAATAAAGACTTAATAGATTTTATCCTCAATTATTCTTGGATAAAGAATAGGGAAAAACTTAATACTTCTACTAGATTAGAAGAAGACTTGTATATATATGGTGATGATGCAGAAGAGTTTCTATGTGACTATAGCGATCGATTCTCTGTTGATATTTCGAATTTCAATTTTTCCAAGTATTTCACAAAAGAAGTTTATTTTTATTCTATTTACAAATGGCTTAATAGACATAAAGAAAAAAAGACTTTAACAATAGGAGATTTGGAAAAAGGAATTTCGGCCGGACGTTTAGATGATTATATTTTATCGAAGGAAAAAGCAGAGTAA